The region TTCCCCCAACGTGGCTCGGTGGGAGGTGAATCAGTGAATTCAGCCTTTCCTCCCTCCCCAGATATCCAAGTATGCTCCTCAGCTCGCCAACCGCCATCGAAATGACGTTTCTGTGGGACAGCAGCGTGGCTTTTGGGACACCTGTCGTGCCTCCCGTGAAGATTATCAGAATATCATCATCGGGAGATTGTTCCACCGACTTTTTCAGAGGTTTTTCTTCCAGCAGCTCGTAGAAGGATGGTTCGGAATTGAGGAAAAACATCTCTGGACTTCCAATTTCGTTTTTGATCTCTTCAAGAATCGCCCTTACGTTATTGTCCTGGAAAATGTCGATCGATACCACCACTTTTGGCATTGCATGGCCGAGAAATCGCCTCAGTTCAGCTATTCTGTATCTCACATCCATGGGAACGCATATAGCTCCTATTTTTGTGCATGCGAGGAATGTGTAAACGTACTCCGGACTCATGGGAAGGACTGTCGCAATCCGATCCCCCTTTTCAACCCCGAGAGATAGAAAAGCTGATGCCAGAGCGTCAACGGAATCTTTCAGCTCTCCATAGCTGATTGTCTTGTCCCCAAATTTTATGGCCGTGTAATCTCTGTCGACTCCGGCCCAGTATTCTAGGTATTCCCAGAGAAAATCAAACTCCTTAACCATACCCCACTTTGTCTGAAGGTCATATATAATCATTTGGTATTGAAATCTGCCGGGTGATTTGTTTTTGCGAATTATTGACTGTGCTCGTGAACAATTCTTTCCAAACAAAAATGGCACTTTTTTCGGGCTATGCAGCAGCTATGACGTTCAGATCCTGAAAACGATTCCTGCATATCCAACAACGAAGCTCTTGTCTGCCACGTCTCCACTTGTGGAGTAATGCACGAGCTCGGCACTTGCATCAAAATAATCCGCAACAAGCATCGCCACGGCTATTGGGCCATACCCGCACACACTTGCCTGCGTGTCGTATATCGTTCTGTAAAACGACCTCACGTCCATGCTCTCCACGGCCTCGATGATAATCTCGTCCCTTCTCCTGCACTCCTCATCGGGTATGTAGTGGTGCATGTCGCTGGAAGCAACAACGGCAATCTTTTTACCCGTCTCCTCATAAGCCTGGATTATTTCTCTGGCCACCTCCCTTGCACTCTCCTCATCCTGCAAACCCATGCATATTGGGACTATCTCAAAATCTGAATGGAGGAACTGCAAAAAAGGAAGCTGGACTTCAAGACTATGCTCTTCGGCAAAAGCCATCTCGTCAGGTACAACAGTAGCCTTTGGCATAGCATCTACAAACTCCGAATCCGGTTTTGAAACCCCAATCGGCGTTCCCCATTCGTCCGATGACACGGCTACGGGCATCCCCAGCCCGGTATGGTTTGGGCCTATGATGATGTATGTTTCGGCATCCCTCAGCAGGGAGTGAACCCTTCCCGCGGTTCTTCCTGAATACATGTATCCTGCGTGAGGAGAAACAATCGCAACAACGTCATCGTCCTTTCTACCCCTGTCGGTAAAATCGCTGAGCATGGCAAGCAGGGACTCCGGGTTGGATGGGTAAAAGGAGCCTGCAAATCTGGGGTATCTCATGGTTTTAAATATGTGTATGCAACCTAATAAATATTGTCATGAAACTCGGCGTGGTCGTGAACCCAAAGGCGGGTGATGGGCCTGATCCGGAACTTATCCGGAACGTGGTATTGAGGCTTGAGCCTGAAGGTGTGGTTACCGGACAGGATGATCTTGGGCAGGATTACCTTGGTAGCGCAGACGTCGTCGAGATACCTCGCAGTTTCGACAGGAATGATACAATCAGGCTTGTCAAGGAGCTTGACAGTGTTGTGGATGTCATAGCTGTTTTTGGGGGAGATGGCACGGCGAGCGATGCAGCATCAGCATTTCCCGAAAAACCGCTGCTCTGCATACCCATGGGAACAACGAATGCAGGGCCATTAATGTGCAATCCGGACTTCAGAACTCTCACTGCTGTTGATGTGGACGGGCTTTACATCCCTGAATATGGGAGGGTTGCTTTCAACGATGTTGTTGCCGGTCCCACGATTCTTGGAACTGTAGATGGCGAAATTGTTGAGCTCGATGCTCTGGGCTACATGAGGGGGGAGATAAAAAAGGGCAATCCGGACAAGTTCTATGCGAGAGTTTCGGAAGGCGAGAGGATTATCGAGGGTGTGTATGGCAATGTCTTCGTTTCGATGCTTGATCAGAGGTATCTGGCAAAGGGAATCTCCGGAGGTGCATCAATTTCAGCGTTTGCTGGCTTTAACTGTCTCGTTGCCTGTTTGAGCCACACGATCGTTCTCGGCTCGATAACAAAGGAGATTCTGAAGAACATGGAGCCGGTCAGGACCGAAACCATGAGCTTTGACAGCTCGATCAGTCTTTATGCGGAGACAGTTATCTCTGCAGATGGCAATCCCTTTGCCTTCAAAGAAAACGTGACGGTTGAATTCAGGAAAAATCTTGTACGGGTTCTGAAGCAGGGCTGAAATCTGGTCTCCATCTGTCTGTATTTTTGATAGCCCGTCTTTTTTGCTTTCGACC is a window of Geoglobus acetivorans DNA encoding:
- a CDS encoding MEMO1 family protein → MRYPRFAGSFYPSNPESLLAMLSDFTDRGRKDDDVVAIVSPHAGYMYSGRTAGRVHSLLRDAETYIIIGPNHTGLGMPVAVSSDEWGTPIGVSKPDSEFVDAMPKATVVPDEMAFAEEHSLEVQLPFLQFLHSDFEIVPICMGLQDEESAREVAREIIQAYEETGKKIAVVASSDMHHYIPDEECRRRDEIIIEAVESMDVRSFYRTIYDTQASVCGYGPIAVAMLVADYFDASAELVHYSTSGDVADKSFVVGYAGIVFRI
- a CDS encoding diacylglycerol kinase family protein, encoding MKLGVVVNPKAGDGPDPELIRNVVLRLEPEGVVTGQDDLGQDYLGSADVVEIPRSFDRNDTIRLVKELDSVVDVIAVFGGDGTASDAASAFPEKPLLCIPMGTTNAGPLMCNPDFRTLTAVDVDGLYIPEYGRVAFNDVVAGPTILGTVDGEIVELDALGYMRGEIKKGNPDKFYARVSEGERIIEGVYGNVFVSMLDQRYLAKGISGGASISAFAGFNCLVACLSHTIVLGSITKEILKNMEPVRTETMSFDSSISLYAETVISADGNPFAFKENVTVEFRKNLVRVLKQG